A genomic window from Longimicrobium sp. includes:
- the rpmH gene encoding 50S ribosomal protein L34, with translation MKPSYRPRNRKRINKHGFRARMATKGGRAVLNARRRKGRHKLVVEVPSKY, from the coding sequence ATGAAGCCGAGTTATCGTCCGCGCAACCGCAAGCGGATCAACAAGCATGGGTTCCGGGCCCGGATGGCCACCAAGGGCGGCCGCGCCGTCCTGAACGCCCGCCGCCGCAAGGGGCGCCACAAGCTGGTGGTCGAAGTTCCGAGCAAGTACTGA
- the rnpA gene encoding ribonuclease P protein component, with translation MDSDGAGERQGFGLPRRARITSSDEIRALFRRGKRSKTRHLDAFVSPSPAPFARLGVVVPKHKRTIVKRNLVKRRLRDLGRTVVLPALRNRGLALDVLFRARPEAYTASFADLRDEVAALTEELCSRAR, from the coding sequence ATGGACTCGGACGGCGCGGGCGAACGGCAGGGCTTCGGCCTGCCCAGGCGGGCGCGGATCACCTCTTCGGATGAGATCCGCGCATTGTTCAGACGGGGGAAGAGGAGCAAGACGCGCCACCTGGACGCGTTCGTCTCCCCTTCCCCCGCTCCGTTTGCGCGCTTGGGCGTCGTGGTTCCCAAGCACAAGCGCACCATCGTAAAGCGAAACCTGGTCAAGCGCCGGCTTCGCGACCTGGGGCGCACCGTGGTGCTGCCAGCACTCCGAAACCGCGGGCTCGCGTTGGACGTACTGTTCCGTGCCCGCCCCGAAGCCTACACCGCCTCGTTCGCGGACCTTCGCGACGAGGTGGCCGCGCTCACGGAGGAGCTGTGCTCGCGCGCGCGATGA
- the yidD gene encoding membrane protein insertion efficiency factor YidD, translated as MMSAIRFYQKGISPLKPPVCRFHPTCSHYGLEALQRYGAARGSWLLLKRLLRCNPLCKGGFDPVP; from the coding sequence ATGATGTCAGCCATCCGCTTCTATCAGAAGGGGATTTCGCCGCTGAAGCCCCCCGTCTGCCGCTTTCATCCCACGTGCTCGCACTACGGGCTGGAGGCGCTGCAGCGATACGGCGCAGCGCGCGGCTCGTGGCTGCTGCTGAAGCGGCTGCTGCGCTGCAACCCCCTGTGCAAGGGTGGCTTCGACCCCGTTCCCTGA
- the yidC gene encoding membrane protein insertase YidC — protein sequence MDQTKRLILFIVLSTAFIFAWEALFPRTPPAPVRPPADSAAAVAPARTPAPGLAASLPSTAPSQPGQPERFVHVRSPLYDYRFSTRGAALNAATLPLFASYVQDGGSVQLVPRSARDVLTRRVAVGRDTLDFRRVHFTPDAASLQLRAGDGPRQLRFVSDPVGSVRAELTYTFRPNDYAVDVQGRFIGLPAGAQAQMVTELGTGLAPHDSPEHGSANELAVVGWNRERVEREAIRGIQAPDTLAGPLVWTGIKDRYFLIALINAGREQFSRVEMEPARDIKYTLGGDTLQSPRARARAVQPLGADGAFRQQAYLGPQEHARLAAVGHELEEVNPYGYRWLRPVVRPIAAAVLWTLNGLHNTLGLHYGWVLILFGFLVRGVTWPLNARAMRAQMKNMAVQPVLQSRMKEIQERHRGDPAKMNAEMMALYQELGVNPLSMMSGCLPLLIPMPVMITLFFVFQSAIEFRGTSFAWFPDLSLRDPLYLLPVFLVVSMFGLQWVSTKLSGMEQNEQTRMMMYMMPVMMGMFFFAMPSGLNLYYASTNVASFPQQILIANERRRATEKQKAEQKVAVKHDALKRIPANRKRK from the coding sequence ATGGATCAGACCAAGCGGCTCATTCTCTTCATCGTCCTCTCGACGGCGTTCATCTTCGCGTGGGAGGCGCTCTTTCCACGCACCCCCCCGGCACCCGTGCGCCCCCCGGCGGACTCCGCCGCGGCGGTCGCCCCGGCCCGGACGCCGGCGCCGGGGCTGGCCGCCTCGCTGCCGTCCACCGCGCCGTCGCAGCCCGGCCAGCCCGAGCGGTTCGTCCACGTGCGTTCGCCGCTGTACGACTACCGCTTCTCCACGCGCGGCGCGGCGCTGAACGCGGCCACCCTGCCGCTCTTCGCCAGCTACGTTCAGGACGGCGGCAGCGTGCAGCTGGTGCCCCGCAGCGCTCGCGACGTGCTGACGCGCCGCGTGGCGGTGGGACGCGACACGCTGGACTTCCGGCGCGTTCACTTCACCCCCGACGCCGCCTCGCTGCAGCTGCGCGCGGGCGACGGGCCGCGGCAGCTGCGCTTCGTCTCGGATCCGGTGGGCTCGGTGCGTGCCGAGCTCACCTACACCTTCCGGCCGAACGACTACGCGGTCGACGTGCAGGGGCGCTTCATCGGCCTGCCCGCCGGCGCCCAGGCGCAGATGGTGACGGAACTGGGCACCGGGCTGGCCCCGCACGACTCGCCCGAGCACGGCTCGGCCAACGAGCTGGCGGTGGTGGGATGGAACCGCGAGCGGGTGGAGCGCGAGGCCATCCGCGGGATCCAGGCGCCCGACACCCTCGCTGGCCCGCTGGTGTGGACGGGGATCAAGGACCGCTACTTCCTGATCGCCCTCATCAACGCCGGGCGCGAGCAGTTCAGCCGGGTGGAGATGGAGCCGGCGCGCGACATCAAGTACACGCTCGGCGGCGACACCCTGCAGTCGCCCCGCGCCCGTGCCCGCGCCGTGCAGCCGCTGGGTGCCGACGGCGCGTTCCGGCAGCAGGCGTACCTGGGCCCGCAGGAGCACGCGCGGCTGGCCGCGGTGGGGCATGAGCTGGAAGAGGTGAACCCGTACGGCTACCGCTGGCTGCGGCCGGTGGTACGGCCCATCGCCGCCGCCGTGCTGTGGACCCTGAACGGCCTTCACAACACACTGGGACTTCACTACGGGTGGGTGCTGATCCTGTTCGGCTTCCTGGTGCGTGGCGTCACCTGGCCGCTGAACGCGCGGGCCATGCGCGCGCAGATGAAGAACATGGCCGTGCAGCCGGTGCTGCAGTCGCGGATGAAGGAGATCCAGGAGCGGCACCGCGGCGACCCGGCGAAGATGAACGCCGAGATGATGGCGCTGTACCAGGAGCTGGGGGTGAACCCGCTGTCGATGATGTCGGGCTGCCTTCCGCTGCTGATCCCCATGCCGGTGATGATCACGCTGTTCTTCGTGTTCCAGAGCGCCATCGAGTTCCGCGGCACCAGCTTCGCCTGGTTCCCCGACCTGTCGCTGCGCGATCCGCTGTACCTGCTGCCGGTGTTCCTGGTGGTGTCGATGTTCGGGCTGCAGTGGGTGAGCACCAAGCTCAGCGGGATGGAGCAGAACGAGCAGACGCGGATGATGATGTACATGATGCCGGTGATGATGGGCATGTTCTTTTTCGCCATGCCGTCGGGACTGAACCTGTACTATGCGTCGACGAACGTCGCCTCGTTCCCGCAGCAGATCCTGATCGCCAACGAGCGCCGCCGCGCGACGGAAAAGCAGAAGGCCGAGCAGAAGGTGGCCGTCAAACACGATGCGCTGAAGCGCATTCCGGCGAATCGGAAGCGCAAGTAG
- the mnmE gene encoding tRNA uridine-5-carboxymethylaminomethyl(34) synthesis GTPase MnmE, whose protein sequence is MLSLPFPADTIAAIATPQGRGAVAVLRVSGPRSLDVLRAVAAAPGEVAPRVQRLVALRHPETGELLDRGLVTYFAAPASYTGEDTVEIATHGGVLTPQLVLDALLAAGARAAEPGEFTRRAYLNGKLDLLQAEAVADLIDGRSRALHRAAVHQMERGLSRRIGELRDAIIGTEALIAYSIDFPEEDEPPVPPARIRASAGDVIGRIDALLATAPEGELLREGAMTVLAGRPNSGKSSLFNALLGTERAIVTDIPGTTRDALESSVSIEGYPFRLVDTAGLRETVDMVEGMGIEVARRYLAVADLVLFCVEAGREMEEDEAAFVASVEPARLVLVRTKRDMPGGAAVDPSDTMAAVSVSALTGDGLPELRQTLLPKAFGGILGEPGEAPLVTRERHARALRTARDEVRDFLVALDDEVPMEFAATHLRAGAGALEDLVGAVSVDDVLDHVFGSFCVGK, encoded by the coding sequence ATGCTCTCGCTCCCCTTCCCCGCCGACACCATCGCAGCCATCGCCACGCCGCAGGGCCGTGGCGCCGTCGCCGTCCTGCGCGTTTCCGGTCCGCGGTCGCTCGACGTTCTTCGCGCCGTCGCGGCCGCCCCGGGCGAGGTCGCGCCGCGGGTGCAGCGGCTGGTGGCGCTTCGGCATCCTGAGACGGGCGAACTCCTGGATCGCGGGCTGGTGACGTACTTCGCCGCGCCGGCCAGCTACACCGGCGAAGACACGGTGGAGATCGCCACGCACGGCGGCGTGCTGACCCCCCAGCTGGTGCTCGATGCGCTCCTGGCCGCGGGCGCGCGTGCGGCCGAGCCGGGCGAGTTCACCCGGCGCGCGTACCTGAACGGCAAGCTCGACCTGCTGCAGGCCGAGGCCGTCGCCGACCTGATCGACGGCCGGTCGCGCGCCCTTCACCGCGCGGCCGTGCACCAGATGGAGCGCGGCCTCTCACGGCGCATCGGCGAGCTGCGCGACGCCATCATCGGCACCGAGGCGCTGATCGCGTACTCCATCGACTTTCCCGAAGAAGACGAGCCGCCCGTACCCCCGGCCCGCATCCGCGCCTCGGCCGGGGACGTCATCGGGAGGATCGATGCGCTGCTGGCCACCGCGCCAGAGGGCGAGCTGCTGCGCGAGGGCGCGATGACGGTGCTCGCTGGCCGCCCCAATTCCGGCAAGTCGTCCCTGTTCAACGCGCTGCTCGGAACGGAGCGCGCCATCGTCACCGACATCCCCGGGACGACCCGCGACGCGCTAGAATCGTCGGTATCGATCGAAGGCTATCCATTCCGCCTGGTGGACACGGCCGGACTGCGGGAGACGGTGGACATGGTGGAGGGCATGGGGATCGAGGTTGCGCGCCGGTACCTGGCGGTCGCGGACCTGGTGCTGTTCTGCGTGGAAGCGGGACGGGAGATGGAGGAGGACGAGGCGGCGTTCGTCGCCAGCGTCGAACCTGCGCGCCTGGTGCTCGTGCGGACCAAGCGTGACATGCCCGGCGGCGCGGCCGTGGACCCGTCGGATACGATGGCGGCCGTGTCTGTCTCGGCGCTGACGGGGGATGGTCTGCCGGAGCTTCGGCAGACTTTGCTGCCGAAGGCGTTCGGCGGGATTCTCGGCGAGCCGGGCGAGGCGCCCCTGGTTACCCGCGAACGGCACGCGCGCGCGCTGCGGACCGCGCGCGACGAGGTCCGCGACTTTCTGGTCGCACTGGACGACGAGGTGCCGATGGAGTTCGCGGCGACGCACCTACGCGCTGGTGCGGGGGCGCTGGAGGACCTGGTGGGCGCGGTATCGGTGGATGACGTGCTCGACCACGTCTTCGGCAGCTTCTGCGTGGGCAAGTAG
- a CDS encoding acylphosphatase: MAEAGYRVTGRVQGVGFRWWTRSLANRLGVSGTVCNLPDGAVVVHARASEARLEELRAQLAKGPPGALVDAVEPLPFSADGFRDGEFTIVR, from the coding sequence ATGGCCGAAGCCGGCTATCGCGTAACCGGCCGGGTGCAGGGAGTGGGGTTCCGCTGGTGGACCCGCTCCCTCGCCAACCGGCTGGGTGTTTCCGGCACCGTCTGCAACCTGCCGGACGGTGCCGTCGTCGTCCATGCTCGTGCGTCCGAGGCGCGCCTGGAGGAGTTGCGCGCGCAACTGGCGAAGGGTCCGCCCGGCGCCCTGGTCGACGCCGTCGAACCCCTCCCATTCTCCGCCGACGGCTTCCGCGACGGTGAGTTCACCATCGTCCGCTAA
- a CDS encoding phage holin family protein: MADLHTTPGRSDGMGTGSGDAPLGDLIRQLAQDSAVLVRQEVALAKAELVGNVKSVARDIIMVAVGGVVALIGAMVLILFLVLAVGDALDEYWLGALIVGLLFVIVGGLLAKSNLNKLKHESVAPTRTLETLKEDKQWLQSEIKQAKRDLA, encoded by the coding sequence ATGGCGGACCTTCACACCACACCCGGCCGGTCCGACGGCATGGGCACGGGATCGGGAGATGCCCCGCTCGGCGACCTGATCCGGCAGTTGGCGCAGGACAGCGCCGTGCTGGTTCGCCAGGAGGTGGCGCTGGCCAAGGCCGAGCTGGTGGGCAACGTCAAGAGCGTGGCTCGCGACATTATCATGGTGGCGGTCGGCGGCGTGGTCGCCCTGATCGGCGCCATGGTGCTGATCCTGTTCCTGGTGCTGGCGGTGGGCGACGCGCTCGACGAGTACTGGCTGGGCGCGCTGATCGTCGGACTGCTGTTCGTGATTGTCGGCGGGCTGCTCGCCAAGAGCAACCTGAACAAGCTCAAGCACGAGAGCGTGGCGCCGACCCGCACCCTCGAGACTCTCAAGGAGGACAAGCAATGGCTTCAGAGCGAGATAAAGCAGGCCAAGCGGGATCTGGCATGA
- the mnmG gene encoding tRNA uridine-5-carboxymethylaminomethyl(34) synthesis enzyme MnmG: METRYDVIVIGGGHAGVEAAGAAARVGARTLLVTPNLEGIGQMSCNPAIGGVAKGTVVREVDALGGIMGMATDRSRIQFRMLNRSKGPAVWAPRAQCDRGLYPRAARALLERSPGLHFFQGMVGSLLMDGQRVAGVRTEAGYEFRAPSVVLTAGTFLRGRIHVGKSPSVPAGRAGDHPSVFLAEQMEALGMEVARFKTGTPPRVDGRSVNLDALELQPGETPEYRLSVWERAPLLPQLPCWITWTGEPLQEIIRGSLHESALYGGEIAGRGPRYCPSIEDKIVKFPDAARHQVFLEPEGLDTHELYVNGLSTSLPGDVQLRMLRSIPGMENVRMTKVGYAIEYDYYPPHQLRSTLECKALDGLFLAGQVNGTTGYEEAAGQGLLAGANAAFAALDRDPLILERDQAFVGVLVDDLVTKGTDEPYRLFTSRAEFRLTLRQDNALHRLAPMAAERGLLTDEQMASLDRRLRLAEQMDGWLKATNASPAQVNPLLEAAGSPPLREPTRLALLIKRPNVPAAALVDAVGGAPEAEAHEFADALTTAEMELRYEGYLVKERNRAEALRRQADFALPMALAYTELHSLSFEARQKLDRIRPATLAQAGRIPGVSPSDLQNLVMEVRKRG, encoded by the coding sequence ATGGAAACGCGCTACGACGTGATCGTCATCGGCGGCGGGCATGCCGGAGTGGAGGCCGCGGGAGCGGCCGCCCGCGTCGGCGCGCGCACGCTGCTGGTGACGCCCAACCTGGAAGGTATTGGGCAAATGAGCTGCAACCCCGCCATCGGGGGTGTAGCCAAGGGCACCGTCGTGCGCGAGGTAGATGCGCTCGGGGGCATCATGGGGATGGCGACCGACCGTTCGCGCATCCAGTTTCGCATGCTCAACCGGTCCAAGGGTCCCGCCGTGTGGGCACCGCGAGCGCAGTGCGATCGCGGTTTGTACCCCCGCGCAGCCCGGGCACTGCTGGAGCGGAGCCCCGGCCTGCACTTCTTCCAGGGGATGGTCGGGTCGCTGCTGATGGATGGGCAGCGTGTCGCCGGGGTGCGCACCGAGGCAGGATATGAGTTCCGCGCCCCCTCCGTGGTGCTGACCGCCGGCACCTTTCTCCGCGGCCGCATCCACGTCGGCAAGTCGCCCTCGGTGCCCGCCGGGCGCGCGGGCGATCACCCGTCCGTCTTCCTGGCCGAGCAGATGGAGGCGCTGGGGATGGAGGTGGCGCGCTTCAAGACGGGCACGCCGCCCCGCGTGGACGGCCGCTCGGTGAACCTGGATGCGCTGGAGCTGCAGCCGGGCGAAACCCCCGAGTACCGCCTTTCCGTCTGGGAGCGCGCGCCGCTGCTGCCTCAGCTTCCCTGCTGGATCACCTGGACGGGAGAGCCGCTGCAGGAGATCATCCGCGGCAGCCTTCACGAGTCGGCGCTGTATGGGGGCGAGATTGCGGGCCGGGGACCGCGCTACTGCCCGTCCATCGAGGACAAGATCGTCAAGTTCCCCGACGCCGCGCGCCACCAGGTATTCCTGGAGCCGGAGGGGCTGGACACCCACGAGCTGTACGTCAACGGCCTCTCCACTTCCCTGCCCGGCGACGTGCAGCTGCGGATGCTGCGCAGCATTCCGGGGATGGAGAACGTGCGGATGACCAAGGTGGGGTACGCCATCGAGTACGACTACTATCCTCCCCACCAGCTGCGTTCAACCCTGGAGTGCAAGGCGCTGGACGGACTGTTCCTGGCGGGCCAGGTGAACGGGACCACGGGATACGAAGAGGCGGCCGGCCAGGGATTGCTCGCGGGCGCCAACGCGGCCTTCGCGGCGCTGGACCGCGACCCGCTGATCCTGGAGCGCGACCAGGCGTTCGTGGGGGTGCTGGTGGACGACCTGGTGACGAAGGGCACCGATGAGCCGTATCGCCTGTTCACCTCGCGCGCCGAGTTTCGCCTGACACTGCGGCAGGACAACGCGCTCCATCGCCTCGCGCCCATGGCCGCCGAACGGGGCCTGCTGACGGATGAGCAGATGGCATCGCTGGACCGCCGGCTGCGCTTGGCGGAGCAGATGGACGGCTGGCTGAAGGCGACCAACGCTTCGCCCGCGCAGGTGAACCCGCTGCTGGAAGCCGCGGGTTCCCCCCCGCTCCGCGAGCCCACGCGCCTTGCGCTGCTGATCAAGCGGCCGAACGTTCCGGCGGCGGCGCTGGTGGATGCGGTCGGTGGCGCGCCGGAGGCGGAGGCCCACGAGTTTGCGGATGCGCTGACCACGGCCGAGATGGAGCTTCGCTACGAGGGCTACCTGGTAAAGGAGCGCAACCGCGCCGAGGCGCTGCGCCGGCAGGCCGACTTCGCCCTGCCCATGGCGCTGGCGTACACCGAGCTGCACTCGCTCTCGTTCGAGGCGCGGCAGAAGCTGGACAGGATCCGTCCGGCCACGCTCGCCCAGGCAGGGCGGATCCCCGGCGTCAGCCCGAGCGACCTGCAGAACCTGGTGATGGAGGTTCGCAAGCGGGGTTGA
- a CDS encoding AAA family ATPase: MSRIIAIANQKGGVGKTTTAINLGACLAVAEKKTLVIDMDPQGNATSGLGIDKEEVQRSIYDVLIEGMKADEAIIGSVHFPYLDVLPATRDLVGAEVELVNRTGRENILRNAIATLRDRYDYVLIDCPPSLGLLTLNILAASDSVLIPIQCEFYALEGLSQLLNTVTIVQKSLNPGLQIEGVLLTMFDSRLNLSRQVADEAKEYFGPKVYRTTIPRNVRIAEAPSFGKPIVLYDVISVGAKSYLALAKEVIARKGRKGAAAEAPALAAGE; encoded by the coding sequence GTGTCGCGCATCATCGCCATCGCGAACCAGAAGGGCGGCGTCGGCAAGACCACTACGGCCATCAACCTGGGCGCCTGCCTGGCCGTGGCCGAGAAAAAGACGCTCGTCATCGACATGGACCCGCAGGGCAACGCCACCAGCGGCTTGGGCATCGACAAGGAAGAGGTGCAGCGGTCCATCTACGACGTGCTCATCGAGGGGATGAAGGCCGACGAGGCCATCATTGGGAGTGTCCACTTTCCATACCTGGACGTGCTGCCCGCCACCCGCGACCTGGTGGGCGCCGAGGTGGAGCTGGTCAACCGCACCGGCCGCGAGAACATCCTTCGCAACGCCATCGCAACGCTGCGCGACCGGTACGACTACGTCCTGATCGACTGCCCGCCGTCGCTGGGCCTGCTGACGCTGAACATCCTGGCCGCGTCGGACTCGGTGCTCATCCCCATCCAGTGCGAGTTCTACGCGCTCGAGGGGCTGTCGCAGCTGCTGAACACGGTGACCATCGTTCAGAAGAGCCTGAACCCGGGGCTGCAGATCGAGGGCGTGCTGCTGACCATGTTCGACAGCCGCCTGAACCTGTCGCGCCAGGTGGCCGACGAGGCCAAGGAGTACTTCGGGCCCAAGGTGTACCGCACCACCATCCCGCGGAACGTGCGCATCGCCGAGGCGCCCAGCTTCGGGAAGCCCATCGTCCTCTACGACGTGATCTCCGTGGGCGCCAAGAGCTACCTGGCCCTCGCCAAGGAGGTCATCGCCCGCAAGGGTCGCAAGGGCGCCGCGGCCGAGGCGCCGGCGCTGGCGGCGGGGGAGTAG
- a CDS encoding ParB/RepB/Spo0J family partition protein, whose translation MAMAKKARLGRGLSALMGEYTDEPPAEVVEQPSSVPTSHITPNPFQPRREFTPEQLSELEESIRQNGLLQPLVVRRASADAPDGAAWELVAGERRWRAVRRLGWTEVPVVVRELDDRAMLVVAIVENVQRADLSPLEEAAAYRRLMDEFSFTQAEVAESVGRERSTVANLLRLLALPASVQRLVNEGALSMGHARALLGLEDEREMADLARQAADTGMTVRAVEDRVRTRRPAGKGKAAEPPARATGGDAEVRRLEAELQRELGTRVRIHQHGTSGRIEIPFLNVDDFQGLMEKLLGQDRTR comes from the coding sequence ATGGCGATGGCAAAGAAGGCCCGGCTGGGCCGCGGCCTGAGCGCCCTGATGGGCGAGTACACCGACGAGCCGCCGGCCGAGGTGGTCGAGCAGCCCAGCTCGGTTCCCACCTCGCACATTACCCCCAATCCGTTTCAGCCGCGCCGGGAGTTCACCCCCGAGCAGCTGTCGGAGCTGGAAGAGTCCATCCGGCAGAACGGGCTGCTGCAGCCGCTGGTGGTTCGCCGCGCCAGCGCTGATGCGCCGGACGGGGCGGCGTGGGAGCTGGTGGCGGGCGAGCGCCGCTGGCGGGCCGTCCGCCGCCTGGGGTGGACCGAGGTGCCGGTGGTGGTCCGCGAGCTGGACGACCGCGCCATGCTGGTGGTGGCGATCGTCGAGAACGTTCAGCGCGCCGACCTGTCGCCGCTGGAAGAGGCCGCGGCGTATCGCCGGCTGATGGACGAGTTCAGCTTCACCCAGGCCGAGGTGGCCGAGAGCGTGGGGCGCGAGCGGTCCACCGTCGCCAACCTGCTGCGCCTGCTGGCGCTGCCCGCCTCGGTGCAGCGGCTGGTGAACGAGGGCGCGCTTTCCATGGGCCACGCACGGGCGCTGCTGGGGCTGGAGGACGAGCGCGAGATGGCGGACCTCGCGCGCCAGGCAGCCGACACGGGGATGACGGTGCGCGCCGTGGAAGACCGGGTCCGCACGCGGCGCCCTGCCGGCAAGGGCAAGGCCGCCGAGCCTCCCGCGCGCGCCACCGGCGGCGACGCCGAGGTCCGCCGCCTGGAGGCGGAGCTGCAACGGGAGCTCGGCACGCGGGTACGTATCCACCAGCATGGCACCTCCGGACGGATCGAGATCCCGTTCCTGAACGTCGACGACTTTCAGGGACTGATGGAGAAGCTGCTCGGGCAGGACAGAACGAGATAG